Proteins encoded in a region of the Gemmatimonadaceae bacterium genome:
- a CDS encoding MFS transporter: MAKPQTTERLPFIEKAGYSLGDAAANFVFMTMILFQLNFYTDTMGVAAGVAGTMLLVGRLWDAFFDPMMGVLADRTNTRWGKFRPWVLWTAVPWAVVMVLAYTVPGFGTAGTIAWVAFTNIALMTLYSANNTPYSALSGVMTGDSNERTSLSSYRFVAAMLAQLIVGGFTLPLVAKFGHGNNAAGWRMTMTLWAVVCVVCFVITFATTRERIQPPPQQRSDARRDLKNLLRNGPWLAMFVLTLAHFVFVAMRGGTMFYYFNYYVDQARLAEFIQRIGLPQATAAQPDGGHYVMNVLGLILTADRSNVASVGFSLFNIASQAVTVVGVVMSTYLAMRFGKRAVALVGFSLTTIFLAAFILLPASSIEATYGLELIRALSYAPTIPLIWAMFADVADYAEWKTGRRTTGVVFATILFALKTGLSLGGAIAGWLLSGYGYRANATQTEHALMGIRLTVSVYPAICLCIVVACLFFYRINRSVNERMAAELEERRRSYEGGVGVAAPGTLVGKEGSLAILK, from the coding sequence ATGGCCAAGCCGCAAACCACGGAGCGACTTCCGTTCATCGAGAAAGCTGGATACAGCCTCGGCGACGCCGCGGCCAACTTCGTCTTCATGACGATGATTCTGTTCCAGCTGAACTTCTACACCGACACGATGGGCGTGGCGGCCGGCGTCGCCGGCACGATGCTGCTCGTCGGGCGCCTGTGGGACGCGTTCTTCGATCCGATGATGGGCGTGCTGGCCGATCGCACGAACACCCGCTGGGGAAAATTCCGGCCGTGGGTGCTGTGGACCGCGGTGCCCTGGGCCGTCGTGATGGTGCTCGCGTACACCGTGCCCGGTTTCGGCACGGCGGGGACGATCGCCTGGGTCGCCTTCACGAACATCGCGCTCATGACGCTCTACTCGGCGAACAACACGCCGTATTCGGCGCTGAGCGGCGTGATGACGGGGGACTCGAACGAGCGCACGTCGCTGTCGTCGTACCGCTTCGTGGCCGCGATGCTGGCGCAGTTGATCGTCGGCGGATTCACATTGCCGCTCGTCGCCAAGTTCGGCCACGGCAACAACGCGGCCGGCTGGCGCATGACGATGACGCTCTGGGCCGTGGTGTGCGTCGTGTGCTTCGTCATCACGTTCGCGACGACGCGCGAGCGCATCCAGCCGCCGCCGCAGCAGCGATCGGACGCGCGCCGAGATCTCAAGAATCTGCTCCGCAACGGTCCGTGGTTGGCGATGTTCGTGCTCACGCTCGCGCACTTCGTGTTCGTGGCGATGCGCGGCGGCACGATGTTCTACTACTTCAACTACTACGTCGACCAGGCACGCCTCGCCGAGTTCATCCAGCGGATCGGCTTGCCGCAGGCGACGGCCGCGCAGCCCGACGGCGGCCACTACGTCATGAACGTGCTCGGGTTGATCCTGACCGCGGATCGCTCGAACGTGGCATCGGTCGGGTTCAGCCTGTTCAACATCGCGAGCCAGGCGGTCACCGTCGTCGGCGTGGTGATGTCGACGTACCTGGCGATGCGGTTCGGCAAACGTGCCGTGGCGCTCGTCGGGTTCTCGCTCACGACGATCTTCCTCGCCGCGTTCATCCTGCTCCCGGCGAGCTCGATCGAGGCGACCTATGGGCTCGAGCTCATTCGCGCGCTCTCGTACGCGCCGACGATCCCGCTGATCTGGGCGATGTTCGCCGACGTCGCCGACTACGCCGAGTGGAAGACCGGACGGCGTACAACCGGCGTCGTCTTCGCCACGATCCTTTTCGCACTCAAGACGGGTCTGAGCCTCGGCGGCGCGATCGCCGGCTGGCTGCTGTCCGGCTATGGCTATCGCGCGAACGCGACGCAGACCGAGCACGCGCTCATGGGCATTCGGCTGACCGTGAGCGTGTATCCGGCGATCTGTCTCTGCATCGTCGTCGCGTGTCTCTTCTTCTATCGAATCAACCGCTCCGTCAACGAACGGATGGCG